The following proteins come from a genomic window of Loxodonta africana isolate mLoxAfr1 chromosome 19, mLoxAfr1.hap2, whole genome shotgun sequence:
- the MMAB gene encoding corrinoid adenosyltransferase MMAB isoform X2, producing MAVWGLKGRLGLRGCLGAGRVLYLRFQSRGPQGVENEDRSQPSLKMPKIPKIYTKTGDKGFSSTFTGERRPKDDQVFEAVGTTDELSSAIGFAMELITERGHTFVEELQKIQCTLQDVGSTLATPRSSAREAHLKHTTFMEGPILELEQWIDKYTSQLPPLTAFILPSGGKSSSMLHLCRAVCRRAER from the exons ATGGCTGTGTGGGGCCTGAAAGGCCGCCTTGGCCTGCGCGGGTGCCTCGGCGCCGGCAGGGTACTGTATCTCCGTTTCCAGAGCCGCGGCCCTCAGGGTGTGGAAAACGAGGATAG GTCACAGCCTTCCTTGAAGATGCCCAAGATCCCCAAGATTTACACCAAAACAGGAGACAAAG ggttttctagcaCCTTCACTGGAGAAAGAAGACCCAAAGATGACCAAGTGTTCGAAGCTGTGGGAACGACAGATGAATTAAGTTCAGCTATCGG GTTTGCTATGGAATTAATCACAGAAAGGGGCCACACATTTGTTGAAGAGCTTCAGAAA ATCCAGTGCACGCTGCAGGATGTCGGCTCCACCCTCGCGACTCCCCGCTCCTCAGCCAGGGAGGCCCACTTAA AACACACCACATTCATGGAGGGACCCATCCTGGAGCTGGAGCAGTGGATCGACAAGTACACCAGCCAGCTCCCACCCCTCACGGCCTTTATTCTGCCT TCGGGAGGCAAGAGCAGCTCCATGTTGCACCTCTGCCGGGCCGTGTGCCGCCGAGCTGAGAGATG
- the MVK gene encoding mevalonate kinase isoform X2 has product MLSEVLMVSAPGKVILHGEHAVVHGKVALAVALNLRTFLRLQPHSNGKVGLSLPNIGVKRDWDVARFQLLDTSFLEQDDITAPIPEQVEKLKEVADFPEDCAINERLAVLAFLYLYLSICRKQRTLPSLDIMVWSELPTGAGLGSSAAYSVCLAAALLTACEEIPNPLRDGDGISRWTEKDLELINKWAFRGERVIHGNPSGVDNAVSTWGGALRYQKGQISSLKRPPALKILLTNTKVPRSTKALVASVRNRLIKFPEIVAPLLTSIDAIALECERVLGEMAVDPALEQYLVLEILDQNVTGVWNLPQKRDTWCSGAERGPQKFLLTSSPLGCHWAITPVWSFVKNTGACEAGWQGRLTQLYQLGRPWGRRARWSSPEISQVIGSPHRHS; this is encoded by the exons ATGTTGTCGGAGGTCTTGATGGTGTCTGCGCCAGGGAAAGTCATCCTTCATGGAGAGCATGCTGTGGTCCAtggcaag GTAGCACTGGCTGTGGCCTTGAACTTGCGAACATTTCTCCGCCTTCAACCCCATAGCAATGGGAAAGTTGGCCTCAGTTTACCAAACATTGGTGTCAAGCGGGACTGGGATGTGGCCAGGTTTCAGCTGCTGGACACGAGCTTTTTGG AGCAAGATGACATCACAGCACCCATCCCAGAGCAAGTGGAGAAGCTAAAGGAGGTGGCAGACTTCCCTGAGGACTGTGCCATCAACGAGCGCCTGGCTGTGCTGGCTTTCCTTTACTTGTACCTGTCCATCTGCCGGAAGCAGAG AACCCTGCCAAGCCTGGACATCATGGTGTGGTCAGAGCTGCCCACTGGGGCAGGCTTGGGCTCCAGTGCTGCCTACTCGGTCTGTTTGGCAGCTGCCCTGCTGACCGCATGTGAGGAGATCCCCAACCCTCTGAGGGACGGTGATGGCATCAGCAG GTGGACCGAGAAGGATTTGGAGTTAATTAACAAGTGGGCCTTCCGGGGGGAGAGGGTGATTCACGGGAACCCCTCCGGAGTGGACAATGCTGTCAGCACCTGGG GAGGAGCGCTCCGATACCAAAAAGGACAGATATCATCTTTAAAGAG GCCCCCGGCTTTGAAGATCTTGCTGACCAACACCAAAGTGCCTCGCAGCACCAAGGCACTCGTGGCCAGTGTCAGGAACAGGCTGATCAAG ttcccagaGATCGTGGCCCCCCTCCTCACCTCAATAGATGCCATTGCCCTGGAGTGCGAGCGGGTGCTGGGAGAGATGGCGGTTGACCCGGCCCTGGAGCAGTACCTCGTGCTGGAA ATTTTGGATCAGAATGTGACAGGTGTCTGGAACCTGCCTCAGAAGCGTGACACCTGGTGCTCAGGCGCAGAGCGAGGCCCCCAGAAGTTTTTGCTTACATCCAGCCCACTGGGCTGCCACTGGGCCATCACGCCTGTCTGGTCGTTTGTCAAAAATACTGGGGCATGTGAGGCAGGGTGGCAGGGGAGGCTGACCCAACTCTACCAGCTTGGCCGTCCCTGGGGCAGGAGAGCCAGGTGGTCCTCGCCAGAGATATCTCAAGTAATTGGCAGCCCTCACAGGCACTCATAG